One Halostella limicola genomic window carries:
- a CDS encoding DHH family phosphoesterase, which produces MDDSLIDSEDLSLGRKSVIPGEGFFVPDSLEESHEEEAAAEALDGASVAVVADPDADGLACVALVRELYGDDPPEETAETAEGTEAGEPADETDADDDSEAGLAADVDVVDDVPDRVSRDVALVPAGPHDLEEGIEYVAEYGAEGIDLFVCDLCPDRYEYVEDELEAAVERADTVRWFDHHQWDDEVAERVREAGVDLVVGDSDEECSADVALRSLDHDFPRRYKELASVTRDHDLWIREDPRSDDLADYSYWSGAGEYVDTVMRHGPDLPEDVLAFVEEQRVEKQALIDRAVDRADMREVGPWTVGVTYGRCSQNEVAEALREQGADASVVVKPAGSASIRGTDAFERCHEVARQVNGGGHPKAAGCKPDIYDDMLDYANHWTTRGAVTKQVILEAFLELVPEDGDEEDSGELDDDIETTE; this is translated from the coding sequence ATGGACGATTCGCTCATCGACTCGGAGGACCTCTCGCTCGGACGCAAGTCCGTCATCCCGGGCGAGGGCTTTTTCGTGCCCGATTCGCTGGAGGAGAGCCACGAGGAGGAGGCCGCCGCGGAGGCCCTCGACGGCGCGAGCGTCGCCGTCGTCGCGGACCCCGACGCCGACGGCCTCGCCTGCGTCGCGCTCGTCAGGGAGCTGTACGGCGACGATCCGCCAGAAGAGACGGCGGAGACCGCCGAAGGGACCGAAGCGGGCGAACCCGCCGACGAAACGGACGCCGACGATGACTCCGAGGCGGGCCTCGCCGCCGACGTGGACGTCGTCGACGACGTTCCCGACCGCGTCTCGCGCGACGTAGCGCTCGTGCCGGCGGGCCCCCACGACCTCGAAGAGGGCATCGAGTACGTCGCGGAGTACGGCGCGGAGGGGATCGACCTGTTCGTCTGCGACCTCTGTCCGGACCGCTACGAGTACGTCGAGGACGAACTGGAGGCCGCCGTCGAACGGGCCGATACGGTCCGGTGGTTCGACCACCACCAGTGGGACGACGAGGTCGCAGAGCGGGTGCGCGAGGCGGGCGTCGACCTCGTGGTCGGCGACAGCGACGAGGAGTGCTCGGCCGACGTGGCCCTGCGCTCACTCGACCACGACTTCCCGCGGCGCTACAAGGAGCTCGCGTCCGTCACCCGCGACCACGACCTCTGGATCCGCGAGGACCCCCGGAGCGACGACCTCGCGGACTACTCCTACTGGAGCGGCGCCGGCGAGTACGTCGACACCGTGATGCGCCACGGCCCCGACCTGCCCGAGGACGTGCTGGCGTTCGTCGAGGAGCAGCGCGTCGAGAAGCAGGCGCTCATCGACCGCGCCGTCGACCGCGCCGACATGCGTGAGGTCGGCCCGTGGACGGTCGGCGTCACCTACGGTCGCTGCTCGCAGAACGAGGTCGCCGAAGCGCTCCGCGAGCAGGGAGCCGACGCCTCCGTCGTCGTCAAACCCGCGGGGAGCGCGAGCATCCGCGGCACCGACGCGTTCGAGCGCTGCCACGAGGTCGCCAGGCAGGTCAACGGCGGCGGTCACCCGAAGGCGGCTGGCTGCAAGCCCGACATCTACGACGACATGCTCGACTACGCCAACCACTGGACCACCCGCGGCGCGGTGACGAAGCAGGTGATCCTGGAGGCGTTCCTCGAGCTGGTGCCGGAAGACGGCGACGAGGAGGACAGCGGCGAACTCGACGACGACATCGAGACGACGGAGTGA
- a CDS encoding DUF5807 family protein, which yields MTDSKRDAFLAGERPEDVAFYLAEDAVDDLGKLEEYGESVPGGIVIVVDGDNGRNAFQAATGKDPMAFAKQAMAEEGVISTTLTGGDCPEGEGPEHGARFVFAFAEERNEEVGGLYAEGDVIHAYAQCECGTAYSQKWVAGER from the coding sequence ATGACCGATTCGAAGCGCGACGCGTTCCTCGCGGGCGAGCGCCCCGAGGACGTCGCTTTCTACCTCGCGGAGGACGCGGTCGACGACCTGGGAAAGCTGGAGGAGTACGGGGAGTCGGTCCCCGGCGGCATCGTCATCGTCGTCGACGGCGATAACGGCCGGAACGCGTTCCAGGCGGCGACGGGCAAGGACCCGATGGCGTTCGCCAAGCAGGCGATGGCCGAAGAGGGCGTCATCAGTACGACGCTCACCGGCGGCGACTGTCCGGAGGGCGAGGGCCCCGAGCACGGCGCGCGGTTCGTCTTCGCGTTCGCCGAGGAGCGAAACGAGGAGGTCGGGGGCCTCTACGCCGAGGGCGACGTCATCCACGCCTACGCCCAGTGCGAGTGCGGGACGGCGTACTCCCAGAAGTGGGTCGCCGGCGAGCGATAG
- a CDS encoding DUF7112 family protein, with amino-acid sequence MADRVPSDHDSVHTVRAVLATAGSTRRPRVEIPADEADRFPADEVVRLVVDGTEYHARVETALTDDTRVVAGAYDSPRFARSPGDATNRLLEWIESADVSVGGSVLLDVIEDEFKYGVRQSGERVVYEATESPDDSLASIAEQLEGR; translated from the coding sequence ATGGCAGACCGCGTTCCGAGCGACCACGACTCCGTGCACACCGTCCGCGCCGTGCTCGCGACCGCCGGGTCCACGCGCCGTCCCCGCGTCGAGATCCCGGCCGACGAGGCCGACCGCTTCCCCGCCGACGAGGTCGTTCGCCTCGTCGTCGACGGGACGGAGTACCACGCCCGCGTCGAGACGGCGCTGACGGACGACACCCGCGTCGTCGCCGGCGCGTACGACTCCCCCCGGTTCGCCCGGTCCCCCGGCGACGCGACGAACCGCCTGCTGGAGTGGATCGAGAGCGCCGACGTCTCCGTCGGCGGCTCAGTGCTGCTCGACGTGATCGAGGACGAGTTCAAGTACGGCGTCCGCCAGTCCGGCGAGCGCGTCGTGTATGAGGCGACGGAGTCGCCGGACGACAGCCTGGCGTCGATCGCGGAGCAGTTGGAGGGCCGGTGA
- a CDS encoding 30S ribosomal protein S6e, translating to MASFKVVVSDPESGETYQRDADDQDANRFIGRSIGDEVDGGAVGLDGYTLEITGGSDDAGRPMRGDVPGPNLQEILSDGGTGFRPTREGERKRVTVRGAEVSEAVSQINAKITDRGDQSVEDLFGDGDEE from the coding sequence ATGGCAAGCTTCAAAGTCGTCGTCTCGGACCCCGAGTCGGGCGAGACGTACCAGCGCGACGCGGACGACCAGGACGCGAACCGATTCATCGGCCGATCCATCGGCGACGAGGTCGACGGCGGCGCCGTCGGCCTCGACGGCTACACGCTCGAGATCACCGGCGGCTCCGACGACGCCGGCCGCCCGATGCGCGGCGACGTCCCCGGCCCGAACCTGCAGGAGATCCTCTCCGACGGCGGCACCGGTTTCCGCCCCACCCGCGAGGGCGAGCGCAAGCGCGTCACCGTCCGCGGCGCGGAGGTCAGCGAGGCCGTCTCCCAGATCAACGCGAAGATCACCGATCGCGGCGACCAGTCCGTCGAGGACCTGTTCGGCGACGGCGACGAGGAGTAA
- a CDS encoding PAS domain-containing protein, giving the protein MIQVLYVDDDPSLLGLTKEFLETRNDDFSVDTVRDPREALSRVEGDGYDAVVSDYQMPEMDGLELLDAVRNDLGSAIPFVVFTGKGREDVAMEALNLGADRYLQKGGDPSSQYGMLARCIEQEVGHYRTQQRLQEREENLRIILESIGEAVVATDADGVITRLNGVAEELTGWDRAAAVGKPLDEVFTVRDGDSGEAIEGPAGTVLANGATVSFAEETLLVDRDGNERHVAESGTPMEDDEGNVVGVVVVFRDVTEEYRKQRRQERQQEALIELAHDEDVIRGNVPAALETVTARAAETLDVRRVGVWLLNEAGTELRCEVLYDRAAGEYSSGMTIDADEYPAYFDALESNRSVGAADVLADPRTSELAAYAEEHGVASLLDSTVRSGGDTVGVVCHEHVGEPRAWRDDEVRFGAEIADQVLHALNNRDRRERKRELAREKRFLTATVDALDDAFYALDRDRTVLRWNDRFESATGYDAEEIVGRTVVDFFEGEDAERVDAALSRVVEGGERVTVRGDLVARCGETRPYEFFGVPVEDDDEVVGVAGLGRSLDGTRESE; this is encoded by the coding sequence GTGATCCAAGTCCTCTACGTCGACGACGACCCGAGCCTCCTCGGTCTCACGAAGGAGTTCCTGGAGACCCGAAACGACGACTTCTCGGTCGACACGGTCCGGGACCCGCGGGAAGCGCTCTCGCGCGTCGAGGGCGACGGGTACGACGCGGTCGTCTCCGACTACCAGATGCCCGAGATGGACGGCCTCGAACTGTTAGACGCCGTCCGGAACGACCTGGGGTCGGCGATCCCCTTCGTCGTCTTCACGGGGAAGGGGCGGGAGGACGTCGCGATGGAGGCGCTCAACCTCGGCGCGGACCGCTACCTCCAGAAGGGCGGCGACCCGTCCTCGCAGTACGGGATGCTGGCCCGGTGCATCGAGCAGGAGGTCGGCCACTACCGGACCCAGCAGCGCCTGCAGGAGCGGGAGGAGAACCTCCGCATCATCCTCGAATCGATCGGCGAGGCGGTCGTCGCCACCGACGCGGACGGGGTGATAACCCGCTTGAACGGCGTCGCCGAGGAACTGACGGGGTGGGACCGGGCGGCCGCGGTCGGAAAGCCGCTGGACGAGGTGTTCACCGTCCGCGACGGCGATTCGGGAGAAGCCATCGAGGGCCCCGCCGGGACGGTGCTCGCGAACGGCGCGACGGTCTCGTTCGCCGAGGAGACGCTGCTCGTGGACCGGGACGGGAACGAGCGCCACGTCGCCGAGAGCGGCACGCCGATGGAGGACGACGAGGGGAACGTCGTCGGCGTCGTCGTGGTGTTCCGGGACGTCACCGAGGAGTACCGCAAGCAGCGCCGACAGGAGCGCCAGCAGGAGGCGCTGATCGAACTCGCCCACGACGAGGACGTTATCAGGGGAAACGTGCCGGCGGCGCTGGAGACGGTCACGGCGCGGGCCGCGGAGACCCTCGACGTCCGGCGCGTCGGCGTGTGGCTGCTGAACGAGGCGGGCACGGAACTCCGGTGCGAAGTTCTCTACGACCGCGCGGCGGGCGAGTATTCGTCGGGGATGACGATCGACGCCGACGAGTACCCCGCCTACTTCGACGCGCTGGAGAGCAACCGCTCCGTGGGCGCGGCGGACGTCCTCGCGGACCCCCGGACGAGCGAACTCGCGGCGTACGCCGAGGAACACGGCGTCGCGTCGTTGCTCGACTCGACCGTGCGCTCGGGCGGCGATACGGTCGGCGTCGTCTGTCACGAGCACGTGGGCGAGCCGCGGGCGTGGCGCGACGACGAGGTCCGCTTCGGCGCGGAGATCGCGGACCAGGTGCTGCACGCGCTGAACAACCGCGACCGGCGCGAGCGAAAGCGCGAACTCGCCCGGGAGAAGCGGTTCCTGACGGCGACGGTCGACGCGCTCGACGACGCGTTCTACGCGCTGGACCGGGACCGGACCGTCCTGCGCTGGAACGACCGGTTCGAGTCGGCGACCGGCTACGACGCCGAGGAGATAGTTGGCCGCACGGTAGTCGATTTCTTCGAGGGGGAGGACGCGGAGCGCGTCGACGCTGCGCTCTCGCGGGTCGTCGAGGGGGGCGAGCGGGTCACCGTGCGGGGCGACCTCGTCGCGAGGTGCGGGGAGACGCGCCCGTACGAGTTCTTCGGCGTCCCCGTCGAGGACGACGACGAGGTCGTCGGCGTCGCGGGGCTGGGACGGTCCCTCGACGGGACGCGCGAGTCGGAGTGA
- a CDS encoding metal ABC transporter substrate-binding protein, producing the protein MTRRDALRAGGATALAGLAGCTALPSPPVEARSDSDDENDGPVAVASFFSFSDFGRQIADGSPLTVENLVPAGLHGHGWEPNASITQRIIEADAFVHVGEDFQPWADRAIQTIKSDNIDTALINARKDIDLVDLAATLDRDEEGVGAQRGKDPHFWLDPRRAKQSVDNIADGFAEVVPEYADVFRENAETYKSEVLDRIDADYEAIFDRAERDIVQLAAHNAFQYIGVRYGVRMRPLVTNLAASGDVKPADIREAEAVIRENDIEYIANGVFESQRPAQQLVRETAVEAYFPVTPYAGVREEWVEENWGYEEIAYQINMPTFEIVVGNETPQEAAPSEGWVEQWRNFKPV; encoded by the coding sequence GTGACGCGACGGGACGCGCTACGGGCCGGCGGTGCGACGGCGCTGGCGGGGCTGGCTGGGTGCACGGCGCTGCCGAGCCCACCGGTAGAGGCCAGGAGTGACAGTGATGACGAAAACGACGGGCCGGTTGCCGTGGCCTCGTTCTTCAGCTTCTCCGACTTCGGCCGGCAGATCGCCGATGGGTCCCCACTGACGGTGGAGAACCTCGTCCCGGCGGGCCTGCACGGCCACGGTTGGGAGCCCAACGCCAGTATCACACAGCGCATCATCGAGGCAGACGCGTTCGTCCATGTCGGTGAGGACTTCCAACCCTGGGCCGACCGCGCCATTCAAACAATCAAAAGTGACAACATCGATACGGCACTCATCAACGCCCGCAAGGACATCGACCTAGTGGACCTCGCCGCGACCCTCGACCGCGACGAGGAGGGCGTCGGCGCTCAGCGCGGAAAGGATCCGCACTTCTGGCTGGACCCCCGGCGTGCAAAGCAGTCTGTCGACAACATCGCCGACGGGTTCGCCGAGGTTGTCCCCGAGTACGCCGACGTGTTCCGCGAGAACGCCGAGACGTACAAGTCAGAGGTACTCGACCGCATCGACGCAGATTACGAGGCCATCTTCGACCGAGCCGAACGCGACATCGTTCAACTGGCTGCGCACAATGCCTTCCAGTACATCGGCGTCAGATACGGCGTTCGGATGAGACCATTGGTGACGAACCTCGCGGCGAGCGGCGACGTCAAACCCGCGGACATCCGCGAAGCGGAGGCGGTCATCCGCGAGAACGACATCGAGTACATCGCCAACGGTGTCTTCGAATCCCAGCGTCCGGCCCAACAGCTCGTCCGTGAGACGGCCGTGGAGGCGTACTTCCCCGTGACGCCGTACGCCGGCGTCCGCGAAGAGTGGGTCGAGGAGAACTGGGGCTACGAGGAGATCGCCTACCAGATCAATATGCCGACGTTCGAGATCGTCGTCGGGAACGAGACGCCCCAGGAGGCGGCCCCGTCGGAGGGGTGGGTCGAACAGTGGCGGAACTTCAAACCAGTATGA
- a CDS encoding metal ABC transporter ATP-binding protein, with amino-acid sequence MRMQDTGPTTAAGTGEQASSETNLDTTASEPVIDLTDVTFGYTATPVVEDISLTIEPGEYVAVVGPNGSGKSTLMQLMLGLLKPDAGTANLFGERADRFDDGERVGYVAQQASAAKEMPITVREVVKMGRFPHVGFGRLSSEDWAIVNDALATVGMSAFADRRVTQLSGGQRQRAFIARALASEADLLVLDEPTVGVDAESVDAFYDLLAALNAEGITVLLIEHDLGAVVEHADRVVCLNREVYFDGPTDEFVESDALARAFGTEARFLTGVGE; translated from the coding sequence ATGAGAATGCAGGACACTGGCCCCACGACGGCGGCTGGCACCGGCGAGCAGGCATCCAGCGAGACTAACCTGGACACCACGGCAAGCGAGCCCGTTATCGACCTCACGGACGTCACCTTCGGCTATACGGCGACACCGGTGGTCGAGGACATCTCGCTGACCATCGAGCCAGGTGAGTACGTCGCCGTCGTGGGGCCGAATGGATCGGGAAAGTCGACGCTGATGCAGCTGATGTTGGGGCTGCTTAAGCCCGACGCGGGCACAGCTAATCTGTTCGGCGAGCGCGCTGACCGCTTCGACGATGGCGAACGGGTCGGCTACGTCGCTCAGCAGGCCAGCGCCGCGAAGGAGATGCCTATCACCGTCCGCGAGGTGGTGAAGATGGGTCGGTTCCCGCACGTCGGGTTTGGCCGCCTGTCGAGCGAGGACTGGGCCATTGTCAACGACGCACTCGCGACCGTCGGGATGAGCGCGTTCGCCGATCGGCGCGTCACGCAGCTCTCGGGTGGCCAACGCCAACGCGCATTCATCGCGCGGGCGCTGGCGAGCGAGGCCGACCTACTCGTGCTGGATGAGCCAACCGTCGGCGTCGACGCCGAGTCGGTCGACGCCTTCTACGATCTGCTGGCAGCGCTCAACGCCGAGGGCATCACCGTCCTCCTCATCGAGCACGACCTCGGGGCGGTCGTCGAGCACGCCGACCGCGTCGTCTGCCTGAACCGCGAGGTCTACTTCGACGGTCCGACCGACGAATTCGTCGAAAGCGACGCGCTGGCACGGGCATTCGGAACCGAGGCACGGTTTCTCACGGGGGTGGGCGAATGA
- a CDS encoding metal ABC transporter permease, with protein MSADGAATLMASILATVDPSFVLPLQSGLGAVSDLVFGILLWFLEQWYWLMDWVYYFTGLEMLNPRYRFMHRAILVGLCVGVMAPLIGTFLVHRQLALIGDALAHTGFAGVAVGLFLNAVIDLGVSPYLTAVIVAMVAALFIELISEVTDAYNDVSMAIVLSTGFALGTTLISLNAGGLAVGVNQFLFGNLSTVSPQSAAILLVLFAVIVGTVAVTRNQLLYVTFDETAAAVSGLSVNWYNRVMVMLTAMVVVGAMQIMGVILVAAMLVVPVAGATQVSRSFSESLVVSVVLAELAVLLGIAVAYYGGVTAGGVIVLVAVGIYICAVVLGKIQSIRGEQATPDMGSIEADSADVGTGRGDD; from the coding sequence ATGAGCGCAGACGGGGCAGCCACGCTCATGGCGAGTATTCTTGCCACCGTGGACCCGTCGTTCGTGCTCCCACTACAGAGCGGGCTAGGCGCCGTCAGCGACTTGGTCTTCGGCATCCTCTTGTGGTTTCTGGAGCAGTGGTACTGGCTGATGGACTGGGTGTACTACTTCACGGGTCTGGAGATGCTGAATCCGCGCTACCGGTTCATGCACCGGGCGATACTCGTCGGGCTCTGCGTCGGCGTGATGGCGCCGCTCATCGGGACGTTCCTCGTTCACCGACAGCTCGCGCTCATCGGAGACGCACTAGCTCACACCGGATTTGCCGGGGTAGCCGTCGGGCTGTTCCTGAATGCCGTCATCGACCTTGGGGTGTCACCCTACCTCACCGCAGTCATTGTGGCGATGGTCGCCGCGCTATTCATCGAGCTCATCTCTGAGGTCACGGACGCCTATAACGACGTCTCGATGGCGATTGTCCTGTCGACGGGATTCGCGCTGGGGACGACGCTCATCAGCCTCAACGCGGGCGGGCTCGCCGTCGGCGTCAACCAGTTTCTCTTTGGCAACCTTTCCACGGTGTCGCCCCAGAGCGCGGCCATCCTCCTGGTGCTGTTCGCCGTCATCGTTGGGACAGTGGCCGTGACGCGCAACCAACTCCTGTACGTAACCTTCGACGAGACCGCGGCCGCTGTCTCCGGTCTCTCCGTCAACTGGTACAACCGAGTGATGGTGATGCTGACGGCGATGGTCGTCGTCGGCGCGATGCAGATCATGGGCGTCATCCTCGTCGCGGCGATGCTCGTGGTTCCAGTAGCGGGCGCGACTCAGGTGTCCAGAAGTTTCTCCGAATCGCTTGTTGTTTCGGTCGTTCTCGCGGAACTCGCGGTGTTGCTAGGTATCGCCGTCGCCTACTACGGCGGTGTCACGGCTGGAGGAGTCATTGTCCTCGTCGCCGTGGGGATCTATATCTGCGCCGTCGTGCTGGGCAAGATCCAGTCCATCCGTGGTGAACAGGCCACGCCCGACATGGGCAGCATTGAGGCCGACAGCGCCGATGTCGGCACCGGGAGAGGGGATGACTGA
- a CDS encoding metal-dependent transcriptional regulator, with product MLSAVMEDYIKTIYAIESDSDGRVSTSALADHLEVTAPTVSSMLKKLEERGLIDREEYKGVTLTDEGELVALEILRHHRLLEAFLTELLDYDWADVHDEADRLEHHVSEELTDRIAEALGNPPVDPHGDPIPDADLSFPDESETTRLADADKGEHVTVRRIRNQGDAELRYLADAGVRPEVELTVVDIAPFGMVTVETQAGEQSLPKEIAQHIEVAPAAAADGGEA from the coding sequence ATGCTGAGCGCGGTCATGGAGGACTACATCAAGACGATCTACGCCATTGAGAGCGACAGCGACGGGCGGGTGTCGACCTCAGCCCTCGCCGACCATCTCGAGGTCACGGCGCCGACCGTCTCCTCCATGCTGAAAAAGCTCGAAGAACGCGGCCTGATCGACCGCGAGGAGTATAAGGGTGTGACGCTCACAGACGAGGGCGAACTCGTCGCTCTCGAGATCCTTCGGCACCACCGTCTTCTCGAAGCGTTCTTGACCGAACTGCTTGACTACGACTGGGCCGACGTCCACGACGAGGCCGACAGACTTGAGCACCACGTCTCCGAGGAACTGACCGATCGCATTGCCGAGGCGCTGGGCAACCCCCCAGTCGATCCGCACGGCGATCCGATTCCCGACGCCGACCTGTCCTTTCCCGATGAGAGCGAAACCACCCGCCTCGCCGACGCCGACAAGGGCGAGCACGTAACCGTCCGGCGTATTCGCAACCAAGGAGATGCGGAACTACGTTACCTCGCCGACGCCGGCGTCCGTCCGGAGGTCGAACTCACGGTAGTCGACATTGCGCCGTTCGGGATGGTGACCGTCGAGACGCAGGCGGGCGAGCAAAGCCTCCCGAAGGAGATCGCCCAGCACATCGAGGTCGCCCCAGCGGCCGCCGCGGACGGTGGCGAGGCATAG
- a CDS encoding MBL fold metallo-hydrolase produces the protein MNIRFLGGAREVGRSAVLVNDSLLLDYGMKTGTPPQFPVGDVDPDAVVVSHGHLDHVGGVPSLLAGDRRPPIHWTPPTRELALTLARDTLKLHGGSYNCPFTENDLKRVTQVSKTHGYQETFETAGYDVTFYNAGHIPGSAHVLVDDGDTRLLYTSDFHTDDQQLVSRTTARPAADVVICESTYSDVEHENRSVIEERFAESVKTTLWEGGTVVVPAFAIGRTQEMMLICKEYDIPCYVDGMGKQVTEMLRQYPEFVRDEDAFRRAKSHARFVTGRNGQRKRITDQKAAIITTSGMLSGGPAMTYIPEIRSNPMNKVTMTGYQVEGTPGRNLIESGSAEIDGRVMPVSAKVEQYDFSAHADRNGLFEFLDSYENSRILINHGDRCERFATELQEAGFEATAPEVGSVETM, from the coding sequence ATGAACATCCGGTTTCTCGGCGGCGCCCGCGAGGTCGGGCGCAGCGCGGTCCTCGTCAACGACTCCCTCCTGCTCGACTACGGGATGAAGACGGGGACCCCGCCCCAGTTCCCCGTCGGCGACGTCGATCCGGACGCGGTCGTCGTCTCGCACGGGCACCTCGACCACGTCGGGGGCGTCCCGTCGCTGCTCGCCGGGGACCGCCGGCCGCCGATTCACTGGACGCCGCCGACGCGGGAGCTCGCGCTGACGCTCGCGCGGGACACGCTCAAGCTACATGGGGGATCATACAACTGCCCGTTCACTGAGAACGATCTCAAACGCGTTACACAGGTGTCGAAAACGCACGGGTATCAGGAAACCTTCGAAACAGCTGGCTATGATGTGACATTCTACAATGCAGGACATATCCCGGGAAGCGCTCACGTTCTCGTTGACGATGGGGATACGCGACTACTCTACACTAGCGACTTTCACACCGACGACCAGCAACTGGTCTCGAGAACTACTGCACGACCTGCCGCCGACGTCGTCATCTGTGAGAGCACCTACTCTGATGTCGAGCACGAAAACCGGTCCGTCATAGAGGAACGATTCGCCGAGAGCGTGAAGACAACCCTCTGGGAAGGTGGGACGGTCGTTGTGCCCGCGTTCGCAATCGGCCGGACACAGGAGATGATGCTCATCTGTAAGGAGTACGACATCCCGTGTTATGTCGACGGGATGGGGAAGCAAGTCACCGAGATGCTTCGGCAGTATCCTGAGTTCGTTCGCGACGAAGACGCGTTTCGACGAGCGAAATCCCACGCGCGGTTCGTTACCGGGCGAAACGGTCAGCGGAAGCGGATTACCGACCAGAAAGCAGCAATCATCACCACCAGTGGAATGCTGTCTGGGGGCCCTGCCATGACCTATATTCCTGAGATTCGATCGAATCCAATGAACAAAGTCACGATGACTGGCTATCAGGTTGAAGGGACTCCCGGGAGGAACCTCATAGAGTCAGGCAGCGCTGAGATCGATGGTCGCGTAATGCCTGTCAGCGCGAAGGTAGAGCAGTATGACTTTTCAGCACACGCTGATCGCAATGGGCTCTTTGAGTTTCTCGACTCGTACGAAAATTCTCGCATCCTGATAAACCACGGCGACCGTTGCGAGCGGTTTGCTACTGAACTTCAGGAGGCCGGCTTTGAGGCAACTGCGCCTGAAGTCGGCTCTGTAGAGACCATGTGA